A single window of Streptomyces sudanensis DNA harbors:
- a CDS encoding DUF402 domain-containing protein encodes MTAETTGSARGTGEVPAGRAPADGAGGGPRWAPGDRILWRYRDNGGGHVHICRPVTVVQDTPDLLAVWMAPGTECVKPVLADGTPVHEEPLATRYTAPRTTTRTRWSGTGVLKLARPADPWSVWLFWADGWEFRSWYVNLEAPRVRWSGGVDSEDHFLDISVYPDRSWLWRDEDEFAQAQRAGLVDAAQARRIRQAGEAAVEVVRAWGAPFADGWEHWRPDPRWTVPELPADWDRGPGHAAP; translated from the coding sequence ATGACAGCGGAGACGACGGGTTCGGCGCGGGGGACGGGAGAGGTGCCGGCGGGCCGGGCGCCGGCGGACGGGGCGGGCGGCGGCCCGCGCTGGGCGCCGGGCGACCGGATCCTGTGGCGGTACCGGGACAACGGCGGGGGGCACGTCCACATCTGCCGCCCGGTGACCGTCGTCCAGGACACCCCCGACCTGCTCGCCGTCTGGATGGCGCCGGGCACCGAGTGCGTCAAGCCCGTCCTGGCCGACGGCACGCCCGTGCACGAGGAGCCGCTCGCCACCCGCTACACCGCGCCGCGCACCACCACGCGCACCCGCTGGTCCGGCACGGGCGTGCTGAAGCTGGCCCGCCCGGCCGACCCGTGGTCGGTGTGGCTGTTCTGGGCGGACGGCTGGGAGTTCCGCAGCTGGTACGTCAACCTGGAGGCGCCCCGGGTGCGGTGGTCCGGCGGCGTCGACTCCGAGGACCACTTCCTCGACATCTCCGTCTACCCGGACCGCAGTTGGCTGTGGCGGGACGAGGACGAGTTCGCCCAGGCGCAGCGCGCCGGGCTCGTGGACGCCGCGCAGGCCCGGCGGATACGGCAGGCGGGCGAGGCCGCCGTCGAGGTGGTCCGGGCGTGGGGCGCGCCCTTCGCGGACGGGTGGGAGCACTGGCGCCCGGACCCCCGCTGGACGGTCCCGGAGCTGCCGGCCGACTGGGACCGCGGTCCGGGCCACGCGGCGCCGTGA
- a CDS encoding SpoIIE family protein phosphatase, with product MTEHPTSHEGRQPLAARSQERTRPRQEASEPAEDPLVVARGRVLPGAPVPSQPGPPAPADSPDGSRTANAALEVSRAARAADAVRAAAGPGDPPGEARARTCADTGPERSGTGRGRAEEAVADGTADGAPAGASGAPDPVGTARREGDRLRFVGAATRRIARGIDLDEIVLGLCRATVPTFADAILVYLRDPLPVGDERPAEPFVLRLRRTDRLRLAGEDPGDLGLLTAGPAVLPDVEQGAAAKLCRVRPGGPLAEVLRGVRPVSGDSEAARAALPELLGEGRCAPPGDRAILAPLRGRRRVTGAAVFLRNPDRVPFEPNDLLVAAQLATHTALGIDKAVLYGREAYIADELQRTMLPENLPQPTGVRLASRYLPAAETARVGGDWYDAIPLPGSRVALVVGDVMGHSMTSAAIMGQLRTTAQTLAGLDLPPQEVLHHLDEQAQRLGENRMATCLYAVYDPVAHRITVANAGHPPPVLLHLGGRAEVLRVPSGAPIGVGGVDFEAVELGAPAGATLLLYTDGLVESRLRDVWTGIEQLRERLAATARLTGLDHPPPLEALCDDVLDMLGPGDRDDDIALLAARFDGITPSDVAYWYLDPEDAAPGRARRLARRALERWDLEELTDSVELLVSEVVTNAVRYASRPVTLRLLRTEVLRCEVGDDSPQLPRQRRARDTDEGGRGLFLVNRLARRWGATRLSTGKVVWFELPTRG from the coding sequence GTGACGGAGCATCCCACCTCCCACGAAGGCCGGCAGCCGCTCGCTGCCCGGTCTCAGGAACGCACCCGGCCCCGGCAGGAGGCCTCCGAGCCCGCCGAGGACCCCCTCGTGGTCGCGCGCGGCAGGGTCCTCCCCGGCGCCCCCGTGCCCTCCCAGCCGGGTCCGCCGGCCCCGGCGGACTCCCCGGACGGCTCGCGCACCGCGAACGCGGCCCTCGAGGTGTCCCGCGCCGCCCGCGCCGCGGACGCGGTCCGCGCGGCGGCGGGGCCCGGGGACCCGCCCGGCGAGGCGCGGGCGAGGACATGCGCGGACACCGGGCCAGAACGTTCCGGCACCGGCCGGGGGCGGGCGGAGGAGGCGGTGGCCGACGGTACGGCGGACGGCGCCCCGGCGGGCGCCTCCGGGGCGCCGGACCCGGTGGGGACCGCCCGCCGGGAGGGCGACCGGCTGCGGTTCGTGGGCGCCGCGACGCGGCGGATCGCCCGCGGCATCGACCTGGACGAGATCGTGCTGGGCCTGTGCCGGGCCACCGTGCCGACGTTCGCCGACGCGATCCTGGTGTACCTGCGCGACCCGCTGCCGGTCGGTGACGAGCGGCCGGCGGAACCGTTCGTGCTGCGGCTGCGCCGCACGGACCGGCTGCGTTTAGCGGGGGAGGACCCCGGTGACCTGGGGCTGCTCACGGCCGGGCCGGCCGTGCTGCCGGACGTCGAGCAGGGCGCGGCCGCCAAGCTGTGCCGGGTCCGCCCCGGCGGGCCCCTCGCGGAGGTGCTGCGCGGGGTGCGGCCGGTGTCCGGCGACTCCGAGGCCGCCCGGGCGGCGCTGCCGGAGCTGCTCGGCGAGGGGCGCTGCGCGCCTCCCGGGGACCGGGCGATCCTCGCGCCGCTGCGGGGCCGCCGCCGGGTGACCGGCGCCGCGGTGTTCCTGCGCAACCCGGACCGCGTCCCCTTCGAACCGAACGACCTGCTGGTCGCGGCGCAGTTGGCGACGCACACGGCGCTCGGCATCGACAAGGCGGTGCTGTACGGGCGCGAGGCGTACATCGCGGACGAGCTGCAGCGGACGATGCTCCCGGAGAACCTGCCGCAGCCGACCGGCGTACGGCTGGCGTCCCGCTACCTGCCGGCCGCCGAGACCGCGCGGGTCGGCGGCGACTGGTACGACGCGATCCCGCTGCCGGGCAGCCGGGTCGCCCTCGTCGTGGGCGACGTCATGGGCCACTCCATGACCTCGGCCGCGATCATGGGGCAGCTGCGGACCACGGCGCAGACCCTCGCCGGTCTGGACCTGCCGCCGCAGGAGGTGCTGCACCACCTGGACGAGCAGGCGCAGCGGCTCGGCGAGAACCGCATGGCGACCTGCCTGTACGCGGTGTACGACCCGGTCGCGCACCGCATCACCGTCGCCAACGCCGGCCATCCGCCGCCGGTGCTGCTGCACCTCGGCGGCCGGGCGGAGGTGCTGCGGGTCCCGTCGGGCGCGCCGATCGGCGTGGGCGGCGTGGACTTCGAGGCCGTGGAGCTCGGCGCCCCGGCGGGCGCGACGCTGCTGCTGTACACCGATGGGCTCGTCGAGTCGCGGCTGCGGGACGTGTGGACCGGGATCGAGCAGTTGCGCGAGCGACTCGCGGCCACCGCGCGGCTGACGGGCCTGGACCATCCGCCGCCGCTGGAGGCGCTCTGCGACGACGTCCTCGACATGCTCGGGCCCGGCGACCGGGACGACGACATCGCGCTGCTGGCGGCCCGGTTCGACGGGATAACGCCGAGCGACGTGGCGTACTGGTACCTGGACCCGGAGGACGCCGCGCCGGGACGGGCGCGCCGGCTGGCCCGCAGGGCGCTGGAGCGCTGGGACCTGGAGGAGCTGACCGACTCGGTGGAGCTGCTGGTCAGCGAGGTGGTGACGAACGCCGTCCGGTACGCGTCGCGGCCGGTGACGCTGCGGCTGCTGCGGACGGAGGTGCTGCGCTGCGAGGTCGGCGACGACTCGCCCCAGCTGCCGCGGCAGCGCCGGGCGCGGGACACCGACGAGGGCGGGCGCGGCCTGTTCCTGGTCAACCGGCTGGCGCGCCGGTGGGGCGCGACGCGGCTGTCGACCGGCAAGGTCGTCTGGTTCGAGCTGCCGACGCGGGGCTGA